Genomic segment of Corticium candelabrum chromosome 16, ooCorCand1.1, whole genome shotgun sequence:
aatattagaACGTTGTTGTAGCCTAAAGGAGTCATCACTTACCTGTGGGATGCTGCTGTATGTAAAAGAGAAAGTAGTCGTCTTCCCACGTAAAGCGGTCGACGTATACTTGTGCTGATACGTAAACTGTAATCTTTCCAGATTGTGAATCGTAGTGGAGAGGAAAGTTGGGTTCAAATCTGTTCCGGCTGAAAACATTTTGGTAATTAATTGTAACGTATGAGTTCCATTCTCGAAACCTTATAGCCATGATGTGAACAGAGATGACGTGCTGAGAAGTGGCAACAATTGTTGCAGAGCAGGATTGGGTGGAATAACGTCCCCTGGTAGGACTGTTTGTGAACCTGAACCTGAGGAAGAACGGGGAAGCAGCCGAGAGTGAGCTGGACACTGAGCAGATATCAACTATCTCGCTCTGTAATACGGGAACATTCCACATTCTTTGTAGAACACCATCGACTCTTATTGCCAAGCCGTGACCGacattgttgttgcttgtcaaGTGTGTAATAGAACTAGCAGCCGTATTGATCAGTTCAACTCCATTACCATCGCTCTCTTCTACCGTCAGTTGAGATATGTTGGTATAGGGAGAATGACTAATTTCTATTCCAGTCCACGCGCTCTTATTGACGACGACGTTGAGTAACTCAACGTTTGCTCCAATGTTTTGAATGGCAGCTATATGACCTGCGTTTGCTATTCCTGCATTACTAATAATCACATTTCTCATTGAGGATTTGCCGGACGCTCCAGAAGAGAATCGAACTCCAGTCCAATAATAAACGGATTTGGAGCTTTTCTGGTGGTGATATATATAGTTGCTAGTGTAACATGACGCCACCAATTGACCATATCGGCAGTTACTTTCTCTTAAATCGTAATTGATGCATTGTCGTAGAGACTCTTCATTTCCTCTACACAATACGTGTTCTAGCCACGCTGCGTTAGTCGAATTTGCTATTGTTGGATCAACGAACAGCCATTGCCAATTAGCACCAGAGAATCCCAATTCTCTGCATATTACTTCAGTGTTGTAATGATCATGATAACCTCCCCACCAATTATTGTGATcacgcacaacacaaacaggaCCCCAACTGCCATTGTGAAATATTTCCACTCTTCCTTTCCATTGATACGGACCGTCAGCGAGTCTTAGACTACCTTCTTCTATCTGCAGGTCACCAAAGCTATCATCTCTCAGTAATATTAGAGAATTGTCGTTGCCATGAGCAATGAGCTGTCCTTCCACCAAAATTCCAGTGTTGTGCGTGAATCTCAGTTCAACTCCTGATTCTATGGTCAGTGTTTTGCCAGGTAAGACGGTGATGTCCCCAGTAACAACGTACGGGCTACCAGAAGCTGCTAATATTGTGTTGCTCCACACACGTCCTCGTACGATGCTATTAGGACGAGTAATACTCAATAATCGAGAAATTAAAGCGGAGACGGTATTACCAGATGGAGAGATGAGAAATGGAAAATATTGTGCAGAAGCTAAGCGAGAACAGTAACCAAAGTCATGAATGCGGTCAATAATGATGCTCTCGTCTGTCGTTCCCCAGTAATTGTTTGTCACATTGATGACTCGCTCTTGAGAGCTTTGAACTGGTATCTCGACTCCTAACTCAAACAGAGATCCCGGATTATCAAAATGATTATTTCTGATTAGAAAACGATCTGAAGTGGACACAATCAGGACGGCAGAGCGAACATCTCGATAATAAATGTCACTCTCGTTTACGTAGTTGTCGatcattgtgttgttggtaAATACAAAGTCAGATTGGGTGAAGGTTTGTGGTTCTATTCGTACAACATACGTTCCTCTATTGTGTGTGAAGAGATTGCCAGTTGATACCAACGAAGTGGTATAACCATGCAACGTCAAACATCCTCCACTTCCAGCTCGATGTTGTTCAAATGTGTTGAAATATACACTAGCATTCCAATTTCCATGTCCTGAAAAGGACAGATCCGTACCGCTGTTATCGGAAAAGAAATTATTGGAAATGGTGAAATCCAGTTGCAGTTGTGTgtaatagtagtagtaataatcataataataatagtaattcCATTGCAAATCAATTCCGTTTTCATTAGACACAAATGTATTGTGTGAAATACTGATATAGCACTGAACAGAGTTCCGGTAGTACCAggtgtagtagtagtagtagtagtagtaaataTAAACTGCATTTATTCTCGTCTGTGATACAAAATTTCTAGACAACGTCGAGTGACAGCCGAAATTGTTAGGGGTGTAGTACAGATATATTCCCGTGGAAACGTTGACAATTCGATTGTTTGTAACAATTTGTTGTCCGTCTCCATACCTGTACTCCACTCCATTTCCTCTTGTATGAGCTATAGTACAGTTATCAACCATCACATCACCTTCATGACTGTAAACATACACACCGTCATTGAGAACGTTCATGATTGTGACGTTCTGTATTCGAGCATCATCATACGCATTCTCAAAATACACACCATACTGAGAATTATGAATAGAACTTGACTTGATGATAACAACAGGTTGTAGTCCAGTAGTAGGAATGACgtcaacaaacaaagcaaatcCAAGAGCGCCCGTCTTCTGACCTGTTGTCACTTGTATGTAAATATTGTTGCTGGAGGACAAAATTGGCGCGTTACTAGAACTCGTTCTGTATCCAGAATATGAAGTCAGAAGAGAGCTGCTAGATTGACTTCCATCTCGTATGTAAAGTCTATCATCGTCGTAAAGTCTCAGACTGACAAGACGAACAGAGAGTATAGTGTCAGGTGGACCTTGCATAGCAACGGAGCAATTAGTTCCTGGTAAATGATCGTCTTGAGACATTCCAACGTAAGATCCTTCTTCTGGGTCTACAGATATAATAGTTTGTCCAAAGCAAATGGATTCATAGTCAACGTTGTTAGACAATAGAGACGAAAAGTCGTAGACGTGTACTCCTGCACCTGCTACATCATTGACTGTGACATACTCTACCATCAGACTACTACCACGTGGTCTACGGATAGCCAAACCATCTCCAGCCGCACCTACGATGGTCACCTCGCTGATAATAGCTTTTTCGTGTAAGTGAGACACTTCCATAGCCGTCGATGCCGAATCTTTAATTGTTAATCCATTGGTTTCTGGAGGACGGAATATGGCTTGAACAGAAGGTACTGTCTTATCATATCTATTACCTGCTCCTATAATTTCCGTGTGGTTTAGAACGGATCGTGGCGTTTTCTGATTGAAAGGATAGTTGGAGACGGTGCTGGTTGGCGCAAAGCGGATACCTGCCCAATTGGTTTGAGTAAATTGAGACGATTGTTGATAACACGAAGAGTGAGAGCAGTAGCATTCAACTTGTACAACCTGTAAACATTTCGAATGAGGAGCGTAGCTAGATGTGTTGAACGTGCAATTATTAAACGACGTCGCATTTTCAAGACACAAGAAATCACGAACAATAGGATCTCCGAGGGTAGGAAACCACTCAACCCGCCCCCACCAGTGGTACCAGTTATCATGGTTGTTCCAATCAGTAAGTTGTTGACATGTCAGTAACGCAATGAGGTCCAATGACGAATAGTCAATCGATCGTGAATTGTAACAAAGTGGGTACCACAATCTGTTGAGTTGCAGCTCAATAATGCCGTATACGTAATAGGAGTAGCTAACAGGTTCAGAGAAACGGACTAGTAATTGTGTATCAGAAGTTGATTTGGCTTTAGCATCATTTACTATGTGAGTAAATGTAACAGGATTGTCAGGTGTTCCTTTAGTCAAGAGCCTTCCTTCTATCAATATTTCAACATATGGCAAGATAGACAGCACGACACCCGCTTCTATAGTCAGTGTTGCGTTTGGCAATACAGTCACATCACGTGTTACAGTGTAAGGTCCACCGGAAGCAGTTAATGTAAAATCAGTATGCAGTTGGCCTCCAACTTCTCTGTTGTTGTTCACAAGTGGAGGATACGATCTCGGATGACTTGATGATGCAACATTGGTGATTGACGGAGACAGAAGAAACGGAAAATATTGAGCGACTGCCAGGTGATTAAGAtcatcaaaatcaaaaattctttctACAATTTTTTCTTCATTTGCCGTTCCCCACCAGTTGAGTGTGACGTTGATTGTGTCCAGTGATGAGTTTCCCTCCACTTGCACTGTAAGTTCTGTGTTCGCATTTTGATTGTCAAGTATATTATTGTAGATCCTCACGTAGCCTGTACCAGTAAGGACAATTACTGCATTTGGAGTAGACTTTGCGTATCTGGTGGGGAGAGATGACAGAGAGttatttgtcagtttgttatCTCTGAACAAACTGTCAACATGTTGAtgagaagagtgaaatgatGCTCTTGTATTCAACCTCACTACATATTCTCCACTGTTGTATGTGAAGACATTGCTTTCAACAATAACTGGCGCATGCATTAAACTGCTGTAATCAGAGTAGTCATCGATATCCATTGCTCCTGAGCAACATTTTCCATTATTGTTAATAAAATTGTTTCTAGCGATGATAGTAGGAATGTCACGGTGTTTGCGAGTAAAACGAAGAGCTTGCAGATTTTGTTGAAACGTATTGTCTGTGACATAGACACGCATTGAGTAGGGATGTGaattgtagtagtagtagtagtagtagtagtagtagtagtagtagtagttgtagTCAACGTTCAGAGCAGTGTCTGTAGTTCCCGAAAACATGCAATTAGAAATTTGAAGCAGTGGAGTCAGATTGctgttataataataataataataataatgatgatgataataatATCGTTGACTGCAGTAGACATTCGCTCCTCGGTATGTGTTTTGAAGGAAAGTGCAGTTAGTGATAGAAAGATTAAAATTAGAGCtgtaaatatttgtttgtagcCCTTGGTAACAGTTCGCAACGTAGGAATTTGTTACCTGCCACATGCCTTGATATATAGTTATTTCAATTCCAGTTTGCGAGAAGTCTGTATGACATCGTACATTTACTGATGAAATCATCACCTCATTGGCAGATCCCCTCATTCGAATTGCAGTACCTGTTATGCCGGTAATCGTACAGTTGACAATATTTCGGATATCAGCATTTCCTAGCAGTTCCATTGCTGTTCCTGTCACGTCTGTAACCACAAAGTTATTAATGCTTTGAACGCCAACAGTTCCAGACTGATATAATACTGTTCCTGTCACATTCGCTATAACTGTGTCAGTAATACTTTGGATGGAAACAGTTCCGTAATGACGTATTACTGTTCCTGTCACGTCTGTAATCACAGAGTTATTAATACTTTGAACGCCAACAGTTCCAGACTGATATAATACTGTTCCTGTCACATTCGCTATAACTGTGTCAGTAATACTTTGGATGGAAACAGTTCCGTAATGACGTATTACTGTTCCTGTCACGTCTGTAATCACAGAGTTATTAATACTTTGAACGCCAACAGTTCCAGACTGATATAATACTGTTCCTGTCACATTCGCTATAACTGTGTCAATAATACTTTGGTTGGGGACAGTTCCGGACTGACGTATTACTGTTCCTGTCACATTTGCAATAACTGCTTTAATAATAGTTTGGACGCGAACAGTTCCGTACTGCTCTATTACTGTTCCTGTCACATTCGTAATAACTGATTCAATTATAGTTtggacgtcaacatatccagACAGTTGTATCGCCCTTCCTGTTACGTTAGTAATCACAGAGTTGATAATACTTTGGACGCCAACATTTCCAGACAGTCGTATTCCACTCCACGTTTTGGCAATGTTACAACCCATTAAATTTGCTTCGCGAGAACCTAAACCATAGAGTGTTATCATACATAATAGAAATGTTTAATTGctgtattgtttgcatgaGTGAAGACTTACCAATAGGATATCTTGATATAAAAAGTGTAACGTTTGATGTGCTGGAACCGTACCAGTATTGATAAAGAATGATAACTGCCTTGTGAGAAGGTACCATGACGTTTTCTGGCGTTGTGGCACCAATTCGGGCCGACAGCAAATACTGCTTTGTCATTCCGTCTTTTACTTGAAGTACTGCATCACCAGACGCCTGCTGGAACGCAACTACAAGTGCATATCCTGGCATTGTGCTAATTGAACTTGTATCTGTATAATATCTCCAGTTGGAAACATCAAATGTGAGATATGCTCCACGATCATCAATAGAGTACGATGTAGTTGTACTAGAGTTTACTTGGTAGGTTGGAGCGTTGGGCGGTGGTTTGAGTAAGAGTGGAATAAAAGTGATGTCAATAGCAGTCCCACCAATATTGTAAAGGTGGCAATCATCACATCTAAACTGCCACGACAGTGAGCCTGATATACCGTTGTTGCCGCTGTTTGCAACAGTAAGACCAGACAAGTGTACATACCCGTGTACAGAGTTGATCTGAATACCAATGTGACTAATGTCTACAATAGACACGTTAGTGATGGAGGGACTTGCTGTTGTCATGGTGATAGCTGGTACCAACAGATCAGGAGTTGATGAAACATATGAAGCATTATTTATTGTTCTCCCAGCGTTGATTATTTTGACATTTTCTAAAACACTTTTACTGTGGTACTTTCGTGCGTTGTACGTGATGGTTTCGGTCGCGTCGTCATCATAAAACACGATCCCTCCCCAATATCCAACACCAATCGtgccacacacaacaccaacgTCTTCTGAATGTTGACAATTGCTGTTATTCCAGCTGCTCCCTCCATGGCAATCAAACAGTGAATTTTCCACGCCTCTGCAGTCCACGTTAGCCAATGCAATGATTCCCGTTCCCTGACCGAATCTACGTGTGGATGCTTCAACGGGTTCACCAAATCCGAGGTGTCTGCATACAACACGAGCGTTATCTGCATTCCAATAATCATCACACACGGTTCCCCAATTGTGACCGTTGAACACTTCCACCCTTCCCTCTTTGGAACTCTGACCTCCCACTAGACGAATAGAAGTGGAATCGACACCTTCAGTCATGTTGTGAAACATCAAAATTTGATTGCTCAGTGAGCCTTTGGCAAAGAGAGTTCCTCGGACATGAAGTCTGACTCGAGCTTGGAAGTTGATGGTGACTCCCGGTTCTATGGTGAGAGTGGCACCTTGGCTGACTGTGATGTCACTGGTTGCTACATACGGACTGACATCACGCTTTAGCGTGTGGTGAGCAAGATATGCTCCTCCAATCTTGGTCTCAGAATCTCCATACAAGACTATCGTTtttcaacaaattatttattcaCGACTGAGTACTGTAGCAAGCAATTCTTACCTTGGATGAACAGCATCAAAACagtgcagacaaacagaataggCGCTGGCGGCCTATTACAAACATTTTACTTGGAACCTTGTTTCTCTCTTTCAAGCTGTagctgtgcgtgtgtgtttgtgtgtgttatgtgttgttgtgttgttgttgtgtgttgttttgttgttgtgtgttgttgtgtcttgtTGCGTGTTGTTAATTGTCGTGTATTGTCGTGTGATGTCGTGAGCTGTCGTGTGCTGTCATGAGCTGTGGTGTGCtgttgtgtgctgtgtgtgtgtgtgtgtgtgtgtgtgtgtgtgtgtgtgtgtgtgtgcgtgtgtgtgtgcgcgcgtgcgtgtgtgttgtgcgtgcgtgtgtgattCCTGCCATTATGCGCTGTAATTTGCGGTGGATTGAATTATAAGCCTGTCTAGTTTTAGTGGTAGAAGCGATGGCAATATCTACGCGCAGAACCGGCTAATACCGCATTTCTTTAGAAAAAAACATGGCGGTAACACTAGACCCCAAGATCGATATCAACGTACACAACTCCCTAAGGTTTTGACGACCTAAAATGTCTGGAAACTCGTCAAacgacaacaaccaaaattcTAGTTGGACAGCAATTTTTCGAGCCTTGGGTTGTAGACAAAACTTGTACAGGACATCGCAATGGTTGGTTGCTAGAGTTACAGAGAGGTGTCTAGTTCCGCTATACCAAAACAATACGAAATGTCATGCGAGAAGACTCTAGAATGCAAGCGACTTTGACTGCTCGAATGAGTTTACATCGACGAGTAAGTTTTTCATGAATTTTGTTATCGAATGAGTGTACGTTGTCCGATCTTGAATATAACGTTGGTGTCCGCTTTACAGCAGGAGGTCCATCTGGGAAGTCccaagacaaacatacatgagAACCATTACTCTTTCTAGTAAGTGGCCCCTAATCATGTTCTACTTTTCTTTGTCTACTCTCAGTCTACGATTGCGTAAAATTCGTGTCCTCGATCCTTCATGCACTGTTTCCACTTTGCATGCATGCTACATTGTACCCTAGTATCGTGGACGTTTCTACTTCCTCAAGACACCCACGTAGAACAAATAATTGACTAACTGTCTAGACAAGCTAGCAGACGTACGTGCAGTATGCATGTAGAACATACCCAAATCGACGTGTTTTCATTTCTAGACGCAATCCAGAACTGGGTCGACGCCACGTCTTGCAGAACACTTGTACGGCTGCTAGAACAGACTTCAGTGGAGTTCCTTGCTGCGCTGATGCCTGGAATAAACAGGCACTGCTGTTACTGGTTCGCTATGTACCAGACGTTGCGAGTGCTTGATAAGGTCTCTAGATCTCAGCAGGAGGAATACGTTCGACCTGTTTCCGGGTATAGTAGTAACTATATCTGGTGGTAACACGCCCTTGCTAGCACGCCTGGTAATCGTACGAAAAAtcttagtctcgcgtggccagacgttcgcGCGCGGGGAGGGGCGTGCGGGGAGGAGGAGTCTAGACTGTGGCGCGCTCTTCGAGTTCTTTGGCCAACTAGACTTGTTGTGTTCGTGGCTGATAATAAAGTGTTATATTTTCGTTACCACGTTCCGTCTACTATTCTATACGAGTTGCATGCAAGCTCTATCTAGACGTACACACGAACAGCCGGGTTTCTACCCAAGACAAAAAAGGAGCTACCCGTAGAGCTCTGAAGGCTCAAGCCTTGCATTTCAATGGCTGGTGGTTAATTTGGCTCCAGCTACGTATAGAAAAAAGCGAATCTAGCTCTAGCACAATCTCTAGACTTGTTTAGAGTGATGCATGGCTGGAAACGATTTGGTTATCCTGCAGTAGAGTATCAAGTAGTTATCAGTGTAAACAATATtgaatattataattataaatttaagTTGGATTGTATACATGATGCTCATCAATCACACAAGGAAGTGACAGTCAACTGCTCATAGGCAATCGTTCTAATGAGAATTAATCAGCTAACAGACTGTCAACGAGATGCAGATACTAGATTGTcttgtttgatattaatttagaAAAGTAGAATTCTAAACAAACCAACTGCTAACAATAAAGCAATTTACATCTGCCTTCTAGAATACAATTACATGGTATGAAGTCTACAGCTCTTCAAGCAGTCTTGCTCGCACGTGAGTCACATGTACAATAGAGGTGCAGCATGTATACACTGCAAAAGAGCTACTAGCTGAACTACTAAAAAAGTAAATTAGGTTCAAGTAGTACTAATGCGCTGGTATACTAGACTCGAACCAATCTctcccgccttcgtcattccccggattgtctcCCCGCTCCAGagtgacaatccggggaacgACGGGGCGGGGAGAAACTGGCTCGAGTATAGTGGTATACATGGCAGTCCCTTTAGCTATTGTTTTTAATGtttgcaaaacaaagaaagaaagacaaaactAACTAGTAGTTTATTTGTCACAAAATACGCTAAATTGTACTCTCTATAAATAATACGTgtttatgtatgcatgcactcCTAACCTAAACTAGTAATTAGCGCAGCAGTATCGCGAACTTGCAgcaccaacaacacaacaacaacaactacgcAGCAAATCAACAACTGTAGCTATCAGTGTGCAAACATTTCTAGAAATAGAAATATGAAAGTGCGCAATCATTTGTGaaaaaacttaattaaatttatttattgtttctaattgtattaattttgAACGTCCGGTTGTATTTTGGCCGGGATGCTTACGCTGTCGTTGTCCGCTGTTTTGTAAGCTGGCTCGTTTTTTGCATGTTTGATTGCGTACAGGATGCCATCTGTGCCGCCTTCGAACAATTACGTCAGTAGCAACTTCTGCCATTTCCTCATTTGCTTTCGCTTCGCCATACAGTGGATTTCGTATTTGTATTAATGTACAACTGGAATTTGCAGGTCTGTTGCAACTGAAAAAGAAACAGCTgctaattgatatatatatatatatatatatatatatatatatatatatatatatatatatatacacacattaaAGACATGCTGCTAGACATGCACCTGTTACGTATTGCCGTGTACGCGATACTGTTCGTGTTTGCGTGCCTTTAGTGAAACTGCGAACACAATTGCAAACAAGATAAGAACAGCGCAGCCAATCGCAGCTCCAACGATTGCTAAAGTCGAGACACCTAAAATGACAAAATCAACGTAATCACGCCGAACAGCGACTTAACATAGGACTCAACAGAAATATTCTACTTTTAGAAGTGGAAGCAGACTGTGGTGACGGCAAGTAGAGTAAGCCGACGGTGAGGAAATTGACGGTAAGTAAATCGACGTTGAGTAGACGGACGTTGAGTAGGTCGACGGTGAGTAGACCGACAGTGAGGAGACCGACGCTAAGGAGACTAACGGCGAGGAGACAAACGGTAGGAAACTACGGTGAGTAAACCGAC
This window contains:
- the LOC134192480 gene encoding protein bark beetle-like, with amino-acid sequence MLFIQVLYGDSETKIGGAYLAHHTLKRDVSPYVATSDITVSQGATLTIEPGVTINFQARVRLHVRGTLFAKGSLSNQILMFHNMTEGVDSTSIRLVGGQSSKEGRVEVFNGHNWGTVCDDYWNADNARVVCRHLGFGEPVEASTRRFGQGTGIIALANVDCRGVENSLFDCHGGSSWNNSNCQHSEDVGVVCGTIGVGYWGGIVFYDDDATETITYNARKYHSKSVLENVKIINAGRTINNASYVSSTPDLLVPAITMTTASPSITNVSIVDISHIGIQINSVHGYVHLSGLTVANSGNNGISGSLSWQFRCDDCHLYNIGGTAIDITFIPLLLKPPPNAPTYQVNSSTTTSYSIDDRGAYLTFDVSNWRYYTDTSSISTMPGYALVVAFQQASGDAVLQVKDGMTKQYLLSARIGATTPENVMVPSHKAVIILYQYWYGSSTSNVTLFISRYPIGSREANLMGCNIAKTWSGIRLSGNVGVQSIINSVITNVTGRAIQLSGYVDVQTIIESVITNVTGTVIEQYGTVRVQTIIKAVIANVTGTVIRQSGTVPNQSIIDTVIANVTGTVLYQSGTVGVQSINNSVITDVTGTVIRHYGTVSIQSITDTVIANVTGTVLYQSGTVGVQSINNSVITDVTGTVIRHYGTVSIQSITDTVIANVTGTVLYQSGTVGVQSINNFVVTDVTGTAMELLGNADIRNIVNCTITGITGTAIRMRGSANEVMISSVNVRCHTDFSQTGIEITIYQGMWQVTNSYVANCYQGLQTNIYSSNFNLSITNCTFLQNTYRGANVYCSQRYYYHHHYYYYYYYNSNLTPLLQISNCMFSGTTDTALNVDYNYYYYYYYYYYYYYYNSHPYSMRVYVTDNTFQQNLQALRFTRKHRDIPTIIARNNFINNNGKCCSGAMDIDDYSDYSSLMHAPVIVESNVFTYNSGEYVVRLNTRASFHSSHQHVDSLFRDNKLTNNSLSSLPTRYAKSTPNAVIVLTGTGYVRIYNNILDNQNANTELTVQVEGNSSLDTINVTLNWWGTANEEKIVERIFDFDDLNHLAVAQYFPFLLSPSITNVASSSHPRSYPPLVNNNREVGGQLHTDFTLTASGGPYTVTRDVTVLPNATLTIEAGVVLSILPYVEILIEGRLLTKGTPDNPVTFTHIVNDAKAKSTSDTQLLVRFSEPVSYSYYVYGIIELQLNRLWYPLCYNSRSIDYSSLDLIALLTCQQLTDWNNHDNWYHWWGRVEWFPTLGDPIVRDFLCLENATSFNNCTFNTSSYAPHSKCLQVVQVECYCSHSSCYQQSSQFTQTNWAGIRFAPTSTVSNYPFNQKTPRSVLNHTEIIGAGNRYDKTVPSVQAIFRPPETNGLTIKDSASTAMEVSHLHEKAIISEVTIVGAAGDGLAIRRPRGSSLMVEYVTVNDVAGAGVHVYDFSSLLSNNVDYESICFGQTIISVDPEEGSYVGMSQDDHLPGTNCSVAMQGPPDTILSVRLVSLRLYDDDRLYIRDGSQSSSSLLTSYSGYRTSSSNAPILSSSNNIYIQVTTGQKTGALGFALFVDVIPTTGLQPVVIIKSSSIHNSQYGVYFENAYDDARIQNVTIMNVLNDGVYVYSHEGDVMVDNCTIAHTRGNGVEYRYGDGQQIVTNNRIVNVSTGIYLYYTPNNFGCHSTLSRNFVSQTRINAVYIYYYYYYYYTWYYRNSVQCYISISHNTFVSNENGIDLQWNYYYYYDYYYYYYTQLQLDFTISNNFFSDNSGTDLSFSGHGNWNASVYFNTFEQHRAGSGGCLTLHGYTTSLVSTGNLFTHNRGTYVVRIEPQTFTQSDFVFTNNTMIDNYVNESDIYYRDVRSAVLIVSTSDRFLIRNNHFDNPGSLFELGVEIPVQSSQERVINVTNNYWGTTDESIIIDRIHDFGYCSRLASAQYFPFLISPSGNTVSALISRLLSITRPNSIVRGRVWSNTILAASGSPYVVTGDITVLPGKTLTIESGVELRFTHNTGILVEGQLIAHGNDNSLILLRDDSFGDLQIEEGSLRLADGPYQWKGRVEIFHNGSWGPVCVVRDHNNWWGGYHDHYNTEVICRELGFSGANWQWLFVDPTIANSTNAAWLEHVLCRGNEESLRQCINYDLRESNCRYGQLVASCYTSNYIYHHQKSSKSVYYWTGVRFSSGASGKSSMRNVIISNAGIANAGHIAAIQNIGANVELLNVVVNKSAWTGIEISHSPYTNISQLTVEESDGNGVELINTAASSITHLTSNNNVGHGLAIRVDGVLQRMWNVPVLQSEIVDICSVSSSLSAASPFFLSRNRFEPNFPLHYDSQSGKITVYVSAQVYVDRFTWEDDYFLFYIQQHPTDINSQQMSSHHISSAFLMNNGLSGLMVNTSKSSNERYDFSLSDSVVSNNTVGGIDVAATSSGDNGYGSTVHTFELSRNVIARNGQLATTTTHLRSSGVNMQVDKSNLLIQNNVIESNAGGAITLQLDRGSEKLSVVVSNNQIEANMGGAAVSLSAASGTTGPRASIADNDISHNSAGIVHDTLSITNVAANVSGNTFYNNTARYTVRWQTASQHSVDNQHCSRNIFYLNVGQKPNERWTILAEGVAASYSGNVFDNPVNTYEMVAGWDQNQNQSNHEAKNNWWGTANLNKAEQKVLDKHDEAFRANIDITPIKNTNPWSVQTVCSFGWKEFKRNCYLYVKGARSWSAASAYCRNEGGKLAAALTTTTYATLIPSWSTATEVWSYKQESDQCESVQTVVVSMVDATAILELVYAAKDGQEAIAPISTALKLTNARDMVRVLDLISAVAELDGRSDDTWSRLHHHILWIIYNMSRMQQTSRMWMV